TGGAAGAAGATAGCAATAACATTTTTCGTTTTGCTGGTGCTGATAGTGCTGCAAGCGAGAAACCCAAATATAAAAGGTCCTTTCAGAGGTATTCTGGGGAACTTTATCAATCCGTTTGTGTATTATACAGATAAGGCAATCGGTGGTGTCGGCGGCATATGGGACGGCTATATCAATCTGGTAAGTGTTCATAAAGCAAATGAAAACCTGCGTAAAGAGAATGGTGAGCTTAAGCTGGACAACTCTTTGCTTCAGGAAAAAGTTGCAGAATACGAACGTCTGAAAAAACTTCTGAAATTCCGTGAATTCTCAAAGCTTGACTCTATTGCCTGCAATGTCATAGGACGTAACATCAAAGGTTACCTGAAATATGCCATTATCGATAGAGGTACTGAGGATGGCGTAAGGCGGAAAGATCCGGTCATTAGCTACAGCGGTCTTGTGGGGATGGTTACAGAGGTCTACAGCGATACTGCAAAAGTTGAAGTTGTACTTAACCCTGGCAGCAATGTCTCCGTTATGAACAGCAGAACGAGGACTGTAGGGATTGTCCGTGGTGATGGACGTGGTGCTATGGCTGTTGACTTTTATGACAGACTTGATGACGTCAAGGAGAATGATGTCATGATAACTTCTGGGCTGGGCGGTGTTTACCCAAAGGGGATTATCGTCGGGCAGGTTGATCAGGTGGAAAATATCGAAGTAGGTCTTTTTCGTAACCTGACTCTTAAATCGAATGTAGATTTTTATAAACTGGAAAATGTTCTGGTTGTGGGGAAATGATAGAACGCATCATAAACAAATATACCTTTATTATTTTTGCATTGCTTACACTACACATATTCACTGTTGTAGTTAATGGCATTTTTTCTTACTTCGATTTTATCCTGATTCTCTTTATCCTTACTATGGATTTTGGTAATGAAGACAATTTTATATTACTGTCAATAATATTCGGCTTTTTTGCTGATTTCACAAGGGATGCTTTCTACGGTCCCGGAGTTATACTTTTTATGCTTTTTTATCTCGTAAGGTTTCGCACAGATGTTATTATGGATATGACTAAAGTTTATTACAGGCTTCTTATGTTTTCGTCAGTATCATTTATTTACTGTATGTTTAATCTGCTTATTACTGAATACTCTTTTGAAACGGCACTTCCCATTGCTGTTCTGCGCACGATAATAAATGTTTCGTTGGTTTTTGTTATACACTATTTCTTTAAGGGGTTTGGTTGTGCTTTTAAAAACTCTTAAAGACGATGTACTGGAGTATATAAAAAAACGTACAATCGTATTTTACTCAATATTAATGATCTTTATGATAATTCTCGGTGTGCGTATGGCCTATATGCAGGTCGTTGGGTTTGAGAAATATAAAAGACTTTCAGAAAATAACCGCATACGTCTCATGCGTATCAAAGCAGACAGAGGATTTATAAAGGATACTAAGGGGCGGCTTATCGTTAAGAATACCCCTAGCTACGAACTTGATGTGGTTAAAGAAGATGTTAAAGATATCGACAGCCTGCTCGATAAGCTGAATGAAGTTGTCCCTATAGATAAAACATTTGCAAAAAAACAGATAAAAAAATCCTACCTCTATGAACCTGCAATGATTCAGAGGGGACTTACCTTTAAACAGGTTTCAAAAGTTCTCGAAAATTCAGCAGATTTTCACGGTGTTGAAATAGGTCTCGAATCAGTTCGAAGCTATCAGAATAATGAAGCTTTCAGTCACATACTCGGCTATATGTCGGAAGTAAATGAAAATGACATACAAAAAAAGGACAGTTATTCGAGCGGAGATATGATAGGCAAGACGGGGCTTGAGAAAGTGTACGAAAATGTCCTGCGAGGCGAAGATGGCGCCAGACAGGTTGAGGTAGACTCTTATGGTCGTATCCTTGAGGTTCTGTCTGAAAAACAGTCTATCCCCGGTAAGAATATTGCTCTTACAATAGATTCTGATCTTCAGAATTTTACACATAAGCTTATGAAAAATAGAAAAGGTACTGTTATAGTTATGGATATTGATAATTTCAATATACTTACTATGTACTCAGCTCCATCTTACAATCTTATGTCTTTTACCCCATTTGCAAAATCAAATGACAGACTTGATATTATCAGAAATGCTGACAAACCCCTTCTGAACAGAGCTATCGAAGGGAGTTACCCGCCAGGTTCTGTATTTAAAATACTTACTGCTGTTGTGGCTCTGATGGAAGAGAAGATAACACCGGATACAATATTCAACTGTCCCGGCGAGTTTCAGTACGGCAACTTTAAATATAGATGCTGGAAGAGGGGAGGGCATGGAAACCTTGACCTTGTGCATGCTCTGGAGCAGTCGTGCGATGTTTATTTTTATAACGTCGGTCTTCTTACCGGAATTGACCCCATTACTAAATATGCAAACCTCTTCTCTCTTGGAAGAAAGACAGGGATAAACCTCCCTAACGAAAAATCAGGGTTTTTCCCAAGCCGTGAGTGGAAGAAGAAATCGAAGAATGAACCATGGTATCCCGGTGAGACCATCATCACGTCAATAGGTCAGGGGTATATGGCGACTACGCCGTTGCAGATTGCCGTTATGCTGTCTGGTATCTTTAATGGTGGAAAAGTATATGCACCTAATCTTGTTAAGTATATAGAGGACGCCGATACAGGTGTTCAGGTGATGCAGGAGCCGAACCTTTTAAGAGAGGTTCACTTAAGCGAAGAAGCTGTAAGCACTGCTCTTGAAGGTATGAGGCTTGTTGTCCACGGAAAACGCGCTACAGGTTACAGGGCTTTAGTGAAAGGCGTAACAATTGGTGGTAAAACAGGTACTGCTCAAGTGGTCAGTCTTAAACACACGGAAGAGATGGACAATGATGATATTCCGGAGAATCTCCGTGACCACTCGTGGTTTGGTTCAGTTTTTCCTGTGTCAGACCCAAAATACGTTGCTGTTGCACTGATAGAGCACGGCGGTTCGGGAAGCAAAGGCGCAGCGCCCATTATTGGTGCTGTTATAAATAAAATGGCGGATTTAGGATATGTTTGGCGTCAACCTTGATAGAAAGCATCTGGAAAATTTTGATTTTTTGCTCTTTCTCGCAATGCTGCTGATAACGGTCATTGGGGTTGTAGCCATATACAGCGCAGGGTATGATCCTGTGACTGCATCGGTGAAAACTTATTATGTTAAACAGATTTACTGGCTTGTCCTAGGTTATATGATGTTCTTTTTTTTCAGCACGCTGGGGCATAAGAAACTTGTTAAGTATGCATATGTTATATATATCATCGGAATTTTGGTTCTGCTGGCTGTGCTTGTGTCCGGACATGTCGGTATGGGCGCCAGAAGGTGGATATCTGTCGCCGGGCTTCGTGTGCAGCCGTCAGAGTTTTTTAAATTTGTGTGGGTGATTTTTCTTGCGAGGATTTATGTAGAGATAGGGTGCAACAAGTATGGAATGCTTGGTATTATAAAAAAGTTTGTATGGGTGATTCCCCCCTTTGCTCTTGTATTCCTCCAGCCAGACCTCGGAACAGCGGGTACATTTCTTGTTATCTGGGGTATGCTGCTGTTGGTGATGGGGATAAAGCGAATGACACTTATGGTGATTGTCGTCAGTATGATTCTTGCGGCTCCTGTTCTCTGGTCTCAGATGAAGCCTTATCAGCAGAAGAGGGTTATAACCTTTATCAATCCTGAAAAAGATCCTTTTGGTTCCGGTTATCACGTTATACAGTCAAAGATTGCCATTGGCTCAGGTGGTATCACGGGGAAGGGGTTTCTGCAAGGGACACAGTCTCATCTGAAGTTCATTCCGGAGAGGCACACAGACTTTATTTTTTCTGTTATCGCAGAAGAATCTGGTCTTGTTGGTTCTCTGGTGATTATTTCTCTTTTCATGTTTCTGCTTTTCCGTATAATGCTCATCTCATTGAACGCCAAAGAACCGACCGGCAAATTGATATGTCTCGGTGTTAGTGGATTTATCTTCTTCCAGTTTTATGTGAATCTGGCGATGACAGCAGGGATGATGCCTGTTGTAGGAATCCCTATGCCTCTGGTCAGCTATGGTGGATCGTCACTGCTGACATTTATGTCTATGCTGGGGCTTGTTAATGGTGTTGCAATGAGGAGATTTGACGACCCTGGTGATAATTAAATGAAAGATTACAAAAGACTTCTGGAGGTCAGTAAGCCTGCCAGATACATAAATGGGGAGATTAACTCTTTCCATAAGACTCATGAAGGCAGAACAACTTTCTGTCTGGTGTTTCCTGATATTTATGAAGTTGGCATAAGCCATATCGGCTATAAGATGCTTTATGAGAGACTGAACAGACTGGATACTGTTGCTTGTGAGCGTTTTTTCACCCCGTGGGTGGACGCAATAGATAAATTCGGCAGCGAAATGTTTGTCAGCCTTGAGTCATCTACAAACCTGCGCAGTTTCGACATCGTCGGGTTCAGTATTCAGTACGAGCTGTCATATACAAACATGCTTCTGACGCTTCAGCAGTCAAACATACCGCTGCGTTCAAAAGACAGAACTGAAGATGATCCTATAATCCTCGCCGGCGGACCCTGCGTTGTTAATCCTATGCCTATTGCACCGTTTATGGATGTATTTTTTGTAGGTGAATCCGAAATTACTCTGCCGGAAGCTGTGGACAGACTCCATCAGATGAAAAATGAGGGCGCAGGGCGCAGGGAGCTTCTTGAGTATCTTAATTCGCTCCCATATACTTACGTGCCGGAGATAGATCCGGATAAGCATGTTGTGCGCTCAATATACACTGGTTTTTCGCAGGATACTACCATAGAAAAGCTTATAGTTCCCACTATTCCTGCTGTTCAGGACAGGGTGGCTGTTGAGATTTCAAGGGGATGTACTCGTGGATGCCGTTTTTGTCAGGCAGGGGTCATCTACCGTCCGAACCGTGAAAGGAGTGTGGACAACATTGCCTGCGATGCACTTACCCAGCTTTCAAATACCGGATATCTTGAGACATCGCTTCTTTCCCTCTCAGCCTCAGATTACAGCCGTCTGGAAGAACTTCTGGTTACAATGGTTAAACTGACCAGCAGCAGAAAAGTTTCCCTCTCGCTCCCATCTATACGTGCTGACAGGATTAAAGAATTTATGTTCCGGGAACTTTCCAAAGTCAGAAAAAGCGGTTTTACCATTGCTCCCGAAGCAGGTTCCCAACGTATGCGTGATGCCATCAATAAAGGGCTTACTGAAGAATCCATTCTCAATGCTGTTGAGAAAGCTTCTGATGCAGGCTGGAATGGTGCTAAACTCTATTTCATGATAGGGCTCCCGGGTGAGACAATGGAAGATGTACTTGCCATTGCAGAGCTTGCCAGAAAAGCGAAAATGCTCCGAAAGGGGCGGTTTAATATAAAAGTGTCGGTTTCTAACTTCGTACCGAAGTCCCATACCCCTTATCAGTGGTTCGGGCAGAACAGCGGTGACGACTTTTTTAACAAAAAGAAAGAACTGAAAGAAGTGATGAAAAAGTATAAGATACCGTGTTCTTTTCACGGTATCCGTGCATCAGTCCTTGAGGGCGTTTTTTCAAGAGGTTCGGTTGAGCTGGCAGACGTCATAGAGGAAGCTCTGCTTAACGGAGCCAGATATGATGCGTGGAGTGAACATTTTAGCTATGACATATGGGAAGCTGCCCTAAGCAAGTTCGGATATAAAGATGCTGATTTTGCTGAGAGGATATTCGGAAAAGATGAAAAGCTCCCTTGGGATAATATCGATGTAGGCGTCAGGAAAGAGTTTCTTTGGCGTGAGTATGAAAGGTCTGAACAGCTGATTGCAACACATGACTGTACAAACGGCAACTGCTCCGAATGCGGCGTTTGTGATTTTGAAACTGTAAAGAATGAATTTTCTTTACCTGCATCAATTAATACTGATACTGCTCCGGCAGAAAGTGACGTGTTTGAAAGATATGCCCTTGTTTTCAGTAAGGTAGATCGTATGAGCCTTTTGTCTGCTATTGAGACACAGAGACTATTCACACACGTTCTGACACTGGCAGATATCGGACTGAAATTTTCAGCAGGGTTTAATCCCCAGCCGAAGCTGAGTTATGTTCAGGCGGCATCTTCCGGACTGGAAGGGTACAATGAAGTTGTACTTTTTGAGTCTGCTCCTATCGAAGATATCAATAAGCTTCTGGAAAAGATAAATAGCTTTATGCCGCCAGGTGTAAATGTCCGTTCTATCAATAAATTTACAATACACCCAAAGAAATTTGATACTTATATCAGGTTAACTTTTAGAGAGGATCTTTTCTCTTTGTTCCGTGATAAGTATCTGAAAGGTGAGGCGTTTTATAAAAAACTAAACAAGAAAGGTGACGAGAAGGTGCTTAATGCTGCATCTTTCGTTGTTAGCCTTGGCGATAAGGATGTTGTTCTGAAGACTGAAACAACAGGTAATTTTAACTGTTACGAATTTTTTGAAAGCCTTGGCTATCACCGTGCTGATATTAATATGAAAAGACTTAATACATTTCTTCTGGAGAGGGTCTGAGTGACAGCCACCACCAGATACAGAACCTTTTTTGAAGAAATCTATGCACAGTATAATAAAAGAGAATACATCCATACTGACCCCATACATTACCCCCACACGCTTGAAGGGGATAAAGAGTTCATAGCGCTGACCGCTGCTTCTTTTGCCTATGGGAACGTAAAAGCTATCAAGTCATTCCTGCTCTCTTTCTTTGAACACTACGGAACAGAGCCAGAGAAATTAAACTCTGAGAGCAAAGGGCTCTATTACAGGTTTCAGTCTGTATCTGATGTGCACTACTATTCTCAGTTTATGCAGAGACTTTACGGTGAATATGGTTCTCTTGAAAACCTTTTTGCCCGCCGTGACACTCTGGAAGAGGGGATTGATTATTTTTATGAAGTCGTAAACAGAATGTGTCAGGGTGCTGAAAAGGGGTTCTTTTTCCTGTTTCCCAACCCGCGGACTTCAGGAGCTAAAAGACTTCGTATGTTTCTGCGGTGGATGGTTCGCAAAGATGACGTTGATTTTGGACTGTGGAAGAAATTTTCACCGTCTGAACTGCTGATGCCTATTGATACCCATATCCTTCGTTTTGCTAAAAATAACAATATTATAAATAATGACTCTGCCACCAGAAAGAATTTGGAAACAGTGAGCACTTTCTTTAAACAATTAAACGCGGATGATCCTGCAAAGTATGATTTTGCATTAACAAGGCTCGGTATAATAAATGATTGTAAATATAATTCATGTGAAAAATGTGTTGAGTGTATGCATAGATTTACTTGCATTTTTGTTTAAAATGATTATATATGAATATTGCAATATATACTCTATATGCATTGACAAATGAGGAAAATTGTATACTATTACTAAGACAGATAACTGAGGAGGAATCACATGGCAACAGAACTTAACGAAGCCAGTTTTCAGACAGAAGTATTAGATGCGGAAACCCCT
This window of the Denitrovibrio acetiphilus DSM 12809 genome carries:
- a CDS encoding TIGR03960 family B12-binding radical SAM protein; the encoded protein is MKDYKRLLEVSKPARYINGEINSFHKTHEGRTTFCLVFPDIYEVGISHIGYKMLYERLNRLDTVACERFFTPWVDAIDKFGSEMFVSLESSTNLRSFDIVGFSIQYELSYTNMLLTLQQSNIPLRSKDRTEDDPIILAGGPCVVNPMPIAPFMDVFFVGESEITLPEAVDRLHQMKNEGAGRRELLEYLNSLPYTYVPEIDPDKHVVRSIYTGFSQDTTIEKLIVPTIPAVQDRVAVEISRGCTRGCRFCQAGVIYRPNRERSVDNIACDALTQLSNTGYLETSLLSLSASDYSRLEELLVTMVKLTSSRKVSLSLPSIRADRIKEFMFRELSKVRKSGFTIAPEAGSQRMRDAINKGLTEESILNAVEKASDAGWNGAKLYFMIGLPGETMEDVLAIAELARKAKMLRKGRFNIKVSVSNFVPKSHTPYQWFGQNSGDDFFNKKKELKEVMKKYKIPCSFHGIRASVLEGVFSRGSVELADVIEEALLNGARYDAWSEHFSYDIWEAALSKFGYKDADFAERIFGKDEKLPWDNIDVGVRKEFLWREYERSEQLIATHDCTNGNCSECGVCDFETVKNEFSLPASINTDTAPAESDVFERYALVFSKVDRMSLLSAIETQRLFTHVLTLADIGLKFSAGFNPQPKLSYVQAASSGLEGYNEVVLFESAPIEDINKLLEKINSFMPPGVNVRSINKFTIHPKKFDTYIRLTFREDLFSLFRDKYLKGEAFYKKLNKKGDEKVLNAASFVVSLGDKDVVLKTETTGNFNCYEFFESLGYHRADINMKRLNTFLLERV
- the mrdA gene encoding penicillin-binding protein 2; translated protein: MLLKTLKDDVLEYIKKRTIVFYSILMIFMIILGVRMAYMQVVGFEKYKRLSENNRIRLMRIKADRGFIKDTKGRLIVKNTPSYELDVVKEDVKDIDSLLDKLNEVVPIDKTFAKKQIKKSYLYEPAMIQRGLTFKQVSKVLENSADFHGVEIGLESVRSYQNNEAFSHILGYMSEVNENDIQKKDSYSSGDMIGKTGLEKVYENVLRGEDGARQVEVDSYGRILEVLSEKQSIPGKNIALTIDSDLQNFTHKLMKNRKGTVIVMDIDNFNILTMYSAPSYNLMSFTPFAKSNDRLDIIRNADKPLLNRAIEGSYPPGSVFKILTAVVALMEEKITPDTIFNCPGEFQYGNFKYRCWKRGGHGNLDLVHALEQSCDVYFYNVGLLTGIDPITKYANLFSLGRKTGINLPNEKSGFFPSREWKKKSKNEPWYPGETIITSIGQGYMATTPLQIAVMLSGIFNGGKVYAPNLVKYIEDADTGVQVMQEPNLLREVHLSEEAVSTALEGMRLVVHGKRATGYRALVKGVTIGGKTGTAQVVSLKHTEEMDNDDIPENLRDHSWFGSVFPVSDPKYVAVALIEHGGSGSKGAAPIIGAVINKMADLGYVWRQP
- the rodA gene encoding rod shape-determining protein RodA yields the protein MFGVNLDRKHLENFDFLLFLAMLLITVIGVVAIYSAGYDPVTASVKTYYVKQIYWLVLGYMMFFFFSTLGHKKLVKYAYVIYIIGILVLLAVLVSGHVGMGARRWISVAGLRVQPSEFFKFVWVIFLARIYVEIGCNKYGMLGIIKKFVWVIPPFALVFLQPDLGTAGTFLVIWGMLLLVMGIKRMTLMVIVVSMILAAPVLWSQMKPYQQKRVITFINPEKDPFGSGYHVIQSKIAIGSGGITGKGFLQGTQSHLKFIPERHTDFIFSVIAEESGLVGSLVIISLFMFLLFRIMLISLNAKEPTGKLICLGVSGFIFFQFYVNLAMTAGMMPVVGIPMPLVSYGGSSLLTFMSMLGLVNGVAMRRFDDPGDN
- the mreC gene encoding rod shape-determining protein MreC, translating into MKSWKKIAITFFVLLVLIVLQARNPNIKGPFRGILGNFINPFVYYTDKAIGGVGGIWDGYINLVSVHKANENLRKENGELKLDNSLLQEKVAEYERLKKLLKFREFSKLDSIACNVIGRNIKGYLKYAIIDRGTEDGVRRKDPVISYSGLVGMVTEVYSDTAKVEVVLNPGSNVSVMNSRTRTVGIVRGDGRGAMAVDFYDRLDDVKENDVMITSGLGGVYPKGIIVGQVDQVENIEVGLFRNLTLKSNVDFYKLENVLVVGK
- a CDS encoding TIGR02757 family protein; the protein is MTATTRYRTFFEEIYAQYNKREYIHTDPIHYPHTLEGDKEFIALTAASFAYGNVKAIKSFLLSFFEHYGTEPEKLNSESKGLYYRFQSVSDVHYYSQFMQRLYGEYGSLENLFARRDTLEEGIDYFYEVVNRMCQGAEKGFFFLFPNPRTSGAKRLRMFLRWMVRKDDVDFGLWKKFSPSELLMPIDTHILRFAKNNNIINNDSATRKNLETVSTFFKQLNADDPAKYDFALTRLGIINDCKYNSCEKCVECMHRFTCIFV